The following is a genomic window from Geminicoccus roseus DSM 18922.
AGGCTGCCCGGCGCCTTCTTGAACTGGATCGCGATCTCGGTCCGCCTGGCCGCCAGCGCCTTGCCGGTGCGGACAAAGAAGGGCACCCCGGACCAGCGCCAGTTGTCGATCGTGTAGCGCAGCGCGACATAGCTCTCGGTGCGGCTGTCGGGCGCCACGTCCGCCTCCTGGCGGTAGGCTGGCACCGAGCGGCCCTGGATCTGGCCGGGCGCATACTGGGCGCGCACCGCCATGGCGGCGGCCAGGTGCGGGTCGGGGCGCTCGATCGCCTCGATCACCTTGGCCTTCTCGCTGCGCACCGGATCGGCGCCGAACGAGTTGGGCGGCTCCATGGCGACCATCGCCAGGAGCTGGAACATGTGGTTCGGCACCATGTCGCGGAGCGCACCGGTGGCGTCGTAGAAATGGCCGCGCGTCTCGACCGTCACCGTCTCCGCCGCGGTGATCTGGACATGATCGATGAACTCGCGGTTCCAGATCGGCTCGAAGATGCCGTTGCCGAAGCGCAGCGCCATGACGTTCTGGACGGTCTCCTTGCCCAGGAAATGGTCGATCCGGAACATCTGGCGCTCCTCCAGCACCTTGAGGATCCGGGCGTTCAGCGCCTTGGCCGAGGCTAGGTCGGAGCCGAACGGCTTCTCCACCACCAGCCGGCGGAACGAGCGCTCGCCCTCGGCCAGGAGACCGGCCGTCCCCAGCTGCTCGGCGATCGGGCCGAAGAAGCGTGCCGCCACGGCCAGGTAGAACACGGCGTTGGACTGGCCATGCGCCTTCTCCCGCTCGGCCAGCAGGGCGCCGACCCGCTCGAACGTGGCCGGATCGGCGAAGTCGCCGGACAGATAGCCGATCCGCCCGCACAGCCAGTTCCAGCTGTCCTGGTCCAGGGGCGCGCCGCCCGCCTCCGCGATCTCGCCGGCGGCCTTGGTCAGGTGCTCGCGGAACCCCGGCTCGTCCGCCTCCACCCGGTCGACCCCGAGAATGGCGAAATCATCGGGGAGCAGGCCCTCGCGGGCCAGGTTGTGCAGGGCCGGCATCAGCAGGCGCTTGGTCAGGTCGCCATAGGCACCGAAGATCACCACGGTCGAGGCCGGGGCCGGTCCCGCATCCGCCGGCATGGTGGTCCGGCTTCCTGGTGCTGCCTTGGTCATCGGAAAAGCCCCCTGCTGTCCAACGGTCGGTGATCGCCCGGGCGCGACCAGGCCGGTCCCGCCCAAACCCGCGCATCCGGTTCTTGCCTGGACATGGAAATGCGGCAGATCATCGGTGGCCTTTTGCCAGCGTGGCGCGCATGGCGACAAGGGGCGGGCAGGGGGCGGCACGATCCCCCGGCGGTCCCGACGGGGAGGAAAAGACCAAGATGACCGATGCCAGCACCATCCTGCCGCCGGGCGCGCCGGGCCTGCCGGCCCGCTGGACCTCCAGCGCGAAGAGCGGGGTCGGCACCGCCATGACCGCCGCCAGCCGGATCTGGTTCACCCTCAGCCACGGCATCCTCAACGAGATCTATTATCCGCGCGTCGACAGCGCCTGCACCCGCGACTTCGGCCTGATCGTCACCGGCCGGGACGGCTATTTCTCCGAGGAGAAGCGCGACGCCGACCATGCGGTCGGCATGATCGAGCAGGGCATCCCCGCCTTCCGCCTGGTCAACACCGCGCTGGACGGCCGCTACCGGATCACCAAGGAGGTGCTGACCGATCCCAGGCGCGAGGCGCTGTTGCAGGAGGTCCGCTTCGAGGCGCTGGAGGGCGGGCCCGGCGACTACCGGCTGTTTGCGCTGCTGGCGCCGCACCTGGTCAATGCCGGGGCCAGCAACAGCGCCTGGACCGGCGCCTACAAGGGCACGCCGATGCTCTACGCCCGCGGCCGCTTCGGCGCGTCGCTGGCGCTGGCCTGCTCGGCGCCCTGGCTGGCCCGCTCGGTGGGCTATGTCGGCACGTCGGACGGCTGGCAGCAGCTGAAGGCGAACGGGCAACTGGACGAGCGCTGGCAGCGCGCCCCGGACGGCAACGTGGCGCTGTGCGGCGAGATCGATCTTGCCGCCACGGGCGGCCGGTTCCTTTTGTCGCTGGGCTTCGGCATCCGCCCGCAGGAGGCCGGCCACCGCGCCCTGGCCAGCCTGCAGGACGGCTTTGCCGCCGCGCGCCGCACCTATGTGCAGGGCTGGCGCGCCTGGCAGGACCGGCTGCTGCCGCTGGACCGCCCGGCCGGGCCCGCCAACCTCAACAGCTACCGGATCAGCACCGCCGTCCTCGCCACCCATCAGCCGATGTCCTTTCCCGGCGCGGTGATCGCCAGCCTGTCGATTCCCTGGGGCTTCAACAAGGGCGACGAGGACCTGGGCGGCTACCACCTGGTCTGGCCGCGCGACCTGGTGGAGATCGCCGGCGGCTTTCTGGCGGCGGGTGCGGTGGACGAGGCCAGGTCGGTGCTTTCCTACCTGATGGCGATCCAGGAGGAGGAGGGCCACTGGTCGCAGAATGTCTGGCTAGACGGCCAGCCCTACTGGACCGGCGTGCAGATGGACGAGTGTGCCTTCCCGATCCTTCTTGCCGACATGCTGCGCCGGGAAGGCTGCCTGGATCACGACGACCTTGCCCGGTTCCTGCCGATGATCGAGCGCGCCGCGGGCTTCGTCGCCCGGCACGGCCCGGTCACCGGCCAGGACCGCTGGGAGGAGGATGGCGGCTATTCGCCCTTCACCCTGGCGGTGGAGATCGCAGCCCTCCTGGCCGCGGCCGACATGATCGAGGCGGCCGGCAAAATGGAGGCCGCTGCCTATCTGCGCGAGACCGCGGATGGCTGGAACGACGAGATCGAGCGCTGGACCTATGCGGCCGGCACCGGGCTGGCCCAAGAGCTTGGCATCGACGGCTATTACGTGCGGATCGCACCAGCCGAGACCGCGGACGCGGCCTCGCCTTTGGACGGGTTCGTGCCGATCAAGAACCGGCCGCCCGGCGACAGCGACCGCCCGGCCAGCCAGATCATCAGCCCGGACGCCCTGGCCCTGGTCCGCTTCGGCCTGCGCGCGCCGGATGACCCGCGCATCCTGTCGACGATCCGGGCGATCGACGCGGTGCTGCAGGCCGACCTGCCCCAGGGCCGGCTCTGGTACCGCTACACCGACGACGGCTATGGCGAGCAGGCGGACGGCGGGCCGTTCGACGGCACCGGGGTGGGGCGGCCCTGGCCGCTCCTGGCCGGGGAGCGCGCCCATTACGAGCTGGCCGCCGGCCGGCCGGAGGTCGCCCGCGAGCTGTTGGCCACGGTCGAGGCCTCGGCCAGCGCCGGCGGGCTCCTGCCCGAGCAGGTCTGGGACGGTCCTGACCTGCCGGAGCGCGAACTGTTCCGCGGCCGGCCGTCGGGCAGCGCCATGCCGCTGGTCTGGGCCCATGCCGAGCACATCAAGCTGCTGCGCTCCTTGCGCGACGGCGCCGTGTTCGACATGCCGCCGCAGACGGTGCAGCGCTACCAGCGCGACAAGGTCCGCGCGGCGATGCGGTCCTGGCGCTTCGAGCACAAGCTGCGCAGCCTGCCGGTGGGCAAGATCCTGCGCATCGAGCTGGCCGCCCCGGCTTTGGTCCGCTGGAGCGACGACGACTGGGCGACCGTGCAGGAGGACCCGACCCGGCCGAACCCGTTCGGCATCCACCTGCTCGACCTGCCGCCCATGCCGGGCGGCCACGGCACCCGGATCCGCTTCACCTTCTTCTGGACGGAGGCCCAGCGCTGGGAGGGGCAGGACTTCCTGGTGGAGCTGGACGGCGACGAACTGCTGACCGGCGTGATGGTGGGGTGAGCGGGCCGGGACGGCGGGCGTCGCGGTCGGGGCTCCGGCTCCGACGGCCGGGTCGTTCGCGCAGCTGTCAAACGGTCGCGGACCCTCCGCATGCGTGGTTGCAGGC
Proteins encoded in this region:
- a CDS encoding glucan 1,4-alpha-glucosidase, which codes for MTDASTILPPGAPGLPARWTSSAKSGVGTAMTAASRIWFTLSHGILNEIYYPRVDSACTRDFGLIVTGRDGYFSEEKRDADHAVGMIEQGIPAFRLVNTALDGRYRITKEVLTDPRREALLQEVRFEALEGGPGDYRLFALLAPHLVNAGASNSAWTGAYKGTPMLYARGRFGASLALACSAPWLARSVGYVGTSDGWQQLKANGQLDERWQRAPDGNVALCGEIDLAATGGRFLLSLGFGIRPQEAGHRALASLQDGFAAARRTYVQGWRAWQDRLLPLDRPAGPANLNSYRISTAVLATHQPMSFPGAVIASLSIPWGFNKGDEDLGGYHLVWPRDLVEIAGGFLAAGAVDEARSVLSYLMAIQEEEGHWSQNVWLDGQPYWTGVQMDECAFPILLADMLRREGCLDHDDLARFLPMIERAAGFVARHGPVTGQDRWEEDGGYSPFTLAVEIAALLAAADMIEAAGKMEAAAYLRETADGWNDEIERWTYAAGTGLAQELGIDGYYVRIAPAETADAASPLDGFVPIKNRPPGDSDRPASQIISPDALALVRFGLRAPDDPRILSTIRAIDAVLQADLPQGRLWYRYTDDGYGEQADGGPFDGTGVGRPWPLLAGERAHYELAAGRPEVARELLATVEASASAGGLLPEQVWDGPDLPERELFRGRPSGSAMPLVWAHAEHIKLLRSLRDGAVFDMPPQTVQRYQRDKVRAAMRSWRFEHKLRSLPVGKILRIELAAPALVRWSDDDWATVQEDPTRPNPFGIHLLDLPPMPGGHGTRIRFTFFWTEAQRWEGQDFLVELDGDELLTGVMVG
- the zwf gene encoding glucose-6-phosphate dehydrogenase; the protein is MPADAGPAPASTVVIFGAYGDLTKRLLMPALHNLAREGLLPDDFAILGVDRVEADEPGFREHLTKAAGEIAEAGGAPLDQDSWNWLCGRIGYLSGDFADPATFERVGALLAEREKAHGQSNAVFYLAVAARFFGPIAEQLGTAGLLAEGERSFRRLVVEKPFGSDLASAKALNARILKVLEERQMFRIDHFLGKETVQNVMALRFGNGIFEPIWNREFIDHVQITAAETVTVETRGHFYDATGALRDMVPNHMFQLLAMVAMEPPNSFGADPVRSEKAKVIEAIERPDPHLAAAMAVRAQYAPGQIQGRSVPAYRQEADVAPDSRTESYVALRYTIDNWRWSGVPFFVRTGKALAARRTEIAIQFKKAPGSLFRSLTDGLDPNMLVIHVQPDEGISMRFAAKVPGRRVRLSEVRMDFRYSDYFRAEPSTGYETLIYDCLVGDATLFQRADNIEAGWAAVQPVLDAWTSGRQEIHHYFAGTDGPTAADELIGRDGFSWLPIGRDRL